The Sphingomonas sp. So64.6b genome includes a region encoding these proteins:
- a CDS encoding HlyD family type I secretion periplasmic adaptor subunit, whose amino-acid sequence MVQLGQDARGSTAQSTANAEQLELLEREIRDTETLVEKGYATRPRLLALQRAAAQLRGQLESTNSQTARSRAQITEARIARSQVEREGGVTAADALRSVQSELVQLTEKLSAAREVLARKRILAPVDGIVVALAVTTIGGVVRPGEALLDIVPTSQRLIVEAQITPNHADDVRRGQKAFVRLEAGGFQMAPVLEGVVRNISADALVDQRTGERYFNASVEILSAKGVPERLLKPGLPAAVMVRTGQRTLFGYFLEPISVASFGAMRE is encoded by the coding sequence GTGGTTCAGCTCGGTCAGGACGCGCGGGGGTCGACCGCGCAATCTACTGCCAATGCCGAACAGCTTGAACTGCTCGAACGCGAGATCCGCGATACCGAGACGCTGGTGGAAAAGGGTTATGCCACACGACCGCGCTTGCTTGCCCTGCAGCGCGCCGCAGCGCAGCTGCGTGGCCAGCTGGAATCGACCAATTCGCAGACCGCGCGATCGCGCGCGCAGATCACCGAGGCGCGCATTGCGCGCAGCCAGGTCGAGCGCGAGGGCGGCGTTACCGCGGCCGACGCGTTGCGATCGGTTCAATCCGAACTGGTCCAGCTGACCGAGAAACTCTCGGCAGCGCGCGAGGTCCTGGCGCGTAAGCGCATTCTCGCGCCGGTCGACGGCATCGTTGTCGCGCTCGCCGTGACGACGATCGGTGGCGTCGTTCGTCCGGGCGAGGCGCTGCTCGACATCGTGCCGACCTCTCAGCGGTTGATTGTTGAGGCCCAGATCACCCCAAACCACGCCGACGACGTACGGCGTGGCCAAAAGGCGTTTGTGCGACTCGAGGCGGGCGGTTTCCAGATGGCACCCGTGCTCGAGGGCGTCGTGCGCAATATTTCCGCCGATGCGCTCGTAGATCAGCGTACGGGGGAACGTTATTTCAACGCAAGCGTCGAGATTCTCTCGGCCAAGGGCGTGCCCGAACGTCTGCTCAAGCCCGGCCTGCCCGCCGCTGTGATGGTGCGGACCGGGCAACGCACCCTGTTCGGTTATTTCCTGGAGCCGATCTCGGTCGCATCGTTCGGTGCGATGCGGGAATAG
- the ubiB gene encoding 2-polyprenylphenol 6-hydroxylase gives MTAPAVHLWRLFKWGRILARHGALRGIERDPNTPASLRRAVRALRIGARVPKVPAYADALQAIGPAAIKLGQTLATRPDIVGDVAAHDLLRLQDALPPVPYETIHAAMTRAFGRDPAELFQSIDPVPVGAASIAQVHRAVTTDGRQVAVKVLRPGVEEEFAHAIDTYQWAAAQIEAMGGELSRLRPRLVIETFKRWTLRELDLRREAASASELAEAMTAEPDFFIPTIDWQRTTTKVLTLAWVDGIKLSNRDALIAAGYDRKKLADTLVHAFLRQAIAEGFFHADMHQGNLFALPDGKIAAIDFGIMGRIDRRARVWLAEILYGLITGNYKRVAEIHFEAGYVPAHHNVAEFATALRAVGEPMRGLAVKDMSIGMMLDGLFNITRDFDMQTQPHLLLLQKTMVMVEGVATSLDPDINLWESAAPFVREWIRTELGPEAAIADRLITDLRTLARLPDLIRNIERRYPAPGGAPPAPPLREIEVVRIGGGWRYVAVAVVSALASAAVVWLVLG, from the coding sequence GTGACCGCTCCAGCAGTTCATCTCTGGCGCCTCTTCAAATGGGGCCGCATCCTGGCACGTCACGGGGCGCTACGCGGCATCGAGCGCGACCCCAACACGCCGGCGTCTCTTCGTCGCGCAGTGCGCGCCTTACGGATTGGCGCGCGCGTACCTAAGGTGCCGGCCTATGCCGATGCGCTGCAGGCGATCGGTCCTGCCGCGATCAAGCTGGGGCAGACGCTGGCGACCCGGCCCGATATCGTCGGGGATGTCGCGGCGCATGACCTGCTCCGCCTGCAGGATGCGCTGCCGCCGGTCCCGTACGAGACGATCCACGCCGCGATGACTCGTGCATTCGGTCGTGACCCGGCCGAACTGTTCCAGTCGATCGATCCGGTCCCGGTCGGCGCCGCGTCGATCGCCCAGGTTCACCGTGCGGTTACCACCGATGGCCGCCAGGTCGCGGTCAAGGTGCTGCGGCCCGGCGTCGAGGAGGAATTCGCGCACGCAATCGATACCTATCAATGGGCGGCGGCGCAGATCGAGGCGATGGGTGGCGAATTGTCACGACTACGCCCGCGCCTCGTGATCGAAACGTTCAAGCGCTGGACGCTGCGTGAACTCGATCTGCGACGTGAGGCCGCTTCAGCGTCCGAACTGGCCGAGGCGATGACCGCCGAGCCGGACTTCTTCATCCCAACGATCGACTGGCAGCGCACTACAACCAAGGTGCTGACGCTCGCATGGGTCGACGGCATCAAGCTGTCCAATCGCGATGCGCTAATTGCGGCGGGCTATGATCGAAAGAAGCTCGCCGATACGCTCGTCCATGCCTTTCTGCGCCAGGCAATCGCGGAGGGCTTTTTTCATGCTGACATGCATCAGGGAAATTTGTTCGCGCTGCCCGACGGCAAGATCGCGGCGATCGATTTCGGCATCATGGGCCGGATCGACCGGCGCGCGCGGGTGTGGCTGGCGGAGATTCTCTACGGCCTGATCACCGGCAATTACAAACGCGTGGCGGAAATCCATTTCGAGGCGGGTTATGTCCCCGCGCATCACAATGTCGCGGAGTTCGCCACGGCACTCCGCGCGGTGGGCGAGCCGATGCGCGGGCTGGCGGTCAAGGACATGTCGATCGGCATGATGCTCGACGGCTTGTTCAACATCACACGCGACTTCGACATGCAGACCCAGCCGCATCTGCTGCTGCTGCAAAAGACCATGGTGATGGTCGAGGGTGTTGCGACCAGCCTCGACCCCGATATCAACCTGTGGGAATCGGCCGCGCCGTTCGTGCGTGAATGGATCAGGACCGAGCTCGGCCCCGAAGCGGCGATCGCCGACCGCCTCATCACCGACCTGCGCACGCTGGCACGGCTGCCTGACCTGATCCGCAATATCGAGCGACGTTATCCGGCGCCGGGCGGCGCCCCACCGGCGCCACCGTTGCGTGAGATCGAGGTGGTGCGGATCGGTGGCGGATGGCGTTATGTCGCTGTCGCGGTGGTCAGCGCACTGGCGAGCGCGGCGGTGGTATGGCTGGTGTTGGGGTGA
- a CDS encoding M48 family metallopeptidase: MLRNGERRAFVIHAEKACVTVFQVVTDDAMNGAADGIYAQVSSDLAALAETDDELAAVLAHELAHNILHHRLRLDGLSVSRGLLASFGRNARLIRQTEIEADRLSIYLLSRAGFDAEKGMVIWERLGRRASGLRDTTHPQWRERLRLMTVERDRLRRDGNIALAADLAAAVAAASR, encoded by the coding sequence GTGCTGCGCAACGGCGAGCGGCGGGCCTTCGTCATCCATGCCGAAAAAGCATGTGTGACCGTGTTTCAGGTGGTGACGGACGATGCCATGAATGGTGCAGCGGACGGCATTTATGCTCAGGTGTCGAGCGATCTCGCCGCACTGGCAGAAACGGACGACGAACTGGCGGCTGTGCTTGCGCACGAGCTTGCGCACAATATCCTCCACCATCGCCTGCGGCTTGACGGGTTGTCGGTGAGCCGCGGCTTGCTGGCGTCGTTCGGGCGCAACGCGCGGCTCATCCGTCAGACCGAGATCGAGGCGGATCGGCTGAGTATCTATCTGCTATCGCGGGCGGGGTTCGATGCGGAAAAGGGCATGGTCATCTGGGAGCGGCTTGGCCGGCGGGCATCCGGATTGCGCGATACGACGCACCCCCAATGGCGCGAACGGCTACGGCTGATGACGGTCGAGCGCGATCGACTGCGCAGGGACGGCAACATCGCGCTGGCCGCAGATCTGGCGGCGGCGGTTGCCGCCGCATCGCGTTGA
- the wecC gene encoding UDP-N-acetyl-D-mannosamine dehydrogenase yields MISDSELNVVVVGLGYIGLPTAAIIARTGAKVLGVDVTQSIVDTVNSGKVHIEEVDLDGLVSGVVARGSLRASMQIEPADVFVIAVPTPFADNHAPNIGYVLQAATTVATVLKAGDVVILESTSPVGTTEKVRDLLAQLRPDLKVPGKTGESADIAIAYCPERVLPGRILVELIDNDRVIGGITPRCARKALAFYRRFVRGACVTTTSRAAEMTKLTENAFRDVNIAFANELSRVADTMEVDVWEVIRLANRHPRVNILSPGPGVGGHCIAVDPWFLVHADRANTPLIRTAREVNDAKVDYAIDRAAAMIEAHPGMPVACLGLAFKANIDDFRESPALKVASELAHRFGDRIHVVEPYARSLPGAFDGSGATLTDIDTAIETCGIMIVLVDHDMFKSVPLDERIDKLVYDTRGIWPDQPQPKPRTEPLRLAG; encoded by the coding sequence ATGATTTCGGATTCTGAACTTAATGTCGTCGTCGTCGGCCTCGGTTATATCGGGCTTCCCACTGCCGCGATAATCGCGCGCACCGGGGCCAAGGTACTTGGCGTCGATGTGACCCAGTCGATCGTCGACACGGTCAATTCGGGCAAGGTGCATATCGAGGAAGTCGACCTCGATGGCCTCGTCTCCGGTGTGGTGGCGCGCGGCAGCCTGCGCGCCTCAATGCAGATCGAACCGGCCGATGTGTTCGTCATCGCCGTCCCCACACCCTTCGCCGACAACCATGCACCCAATATCGGTTACGTCCTGCAGGCCGCGACCACCGTCGCGACCGTGCTCAAGGCGGGTGATGTGGTGATCCTCGAATCGACCTCGCCGGTCGGCACGACCGAGAAGGTCCGCGACCTGCTCGCTCAGCTTCGCCCCGACCTCAAAGTACCAGGCAAAACGGGTGAGAGCGCAGATATCGCCATCGCCTATTGCCCCGAGCGCGTCCTGCCCGGGCGCATCCTGGTCGAACTGATCGACAATGACCGCGTGATCGGCGGCATCACGCCACGTTGCGCACGCAAGGCGCTCGCCTTTTACCGCCGCTTCGTGCGCGGCGCCTGCGTCACGACGACGAGCCGCGCGGCGGAGATGACCAAACTGACCGAGAACGCGTTTCGCGACGTCAACATCGCCTTCGCCAATGAACTCAGCCGCGTCGCCGACACGATGGAGGTCGATGTGTGGGAGGTAATCCGCCTCGCCAACCGCCATCCGCGTGTCAACATCCTGTCCCCCGGCCCCGGTGTCGGCGGCCATTGCATCGCGGTCGATCCCTGGTTCCTGGTCCATGCCGACCGTGCCAACACGCCCTTGATCCGCACCGCGCGCGAAGTGAATGACGCAAAAGTCGATTATGCGATCGATCGCGCCGCGGCGATGATCGAGGCGCACCCCGGCATGCCGGTCGCCTGTCTCGGCCTCGCCTTCAAGGCAAACATCGACGATTTCCGCGAAAGTCCAGCGCTCAAGGTCGCAAGCGAACTTGCGCACCGCTTCGGCGATCGTATCCATGTGGTCGAACCCTATGCGCGCAGCCTGCCCGGCGCTTTCGACGGATCGGGCGCGACATTGACCGACATCGACACCGCGATCGAGACGTGCGGGATCATGATCGTCCTTGTCGACCACGACATGTTCAAATCGGTGCCGCTCGACGAACGGATCGACAAGCTGGTTTACGACACGCGCGGAATCTGGCCGGATCAGCCGCAGCCAAAACCGCGTACGGAGCCGCTCCGCCTGGCGGGGTGA
- a CDS encoding SDR family NAD(P)-dependent oxidoreductase: MNRPAILVTGAAGFIGMHVAQKLLARGERVIGIDNLNDYYDVRLKHARLAEIGRGTNRDFEFLELDFADDEALDAALSAHAFDRIVHLGAQAGVRYSIDNPRAYIRSNIAGHLNMLELARHRGVGHMVYASSSSIYGGDATLPFRVDDRADHPLSLYAATKRADELMSDTYAHLYRTPLTGLRFFTVYGPWGRPDMAMWLFTSAILEGRPINVFNGGDMRRDFTYIDDIVAGIIACLDHPPADDGEIKAGGSISPHRLYNIGNHKSEQLDRLIELVEAACGAPAIRVAMPMQAGDMKDTFADIEAIQRDLGYMPTTSIEHGVPRFVDWYRSYMGV; the protein is encoded by the coding sequence ATGAACAGGCCAGCAATCCTCGTCACCGGCGCCGCCGGTTTCATCGGTATGCATGTCGCGCAGAAACTGCTTGCGCGCGGCGAACGCGTGATCGGCATCGATAATCTCAACGATTATTACGATGTGCGGCTGAAGCATGCGCGCCTCGCCGAGATCGGACGCGGCACCAATCGCGATTTCGAGTTTCTCGAACTCGACTTTGCCGACGACGAGGCACTCGACGCCGCGCTGTCGGCGCATGCGTTCGATCGCATCGTCCATCTCGGTGCACAGGCTGGCGTTCGTTATTCGATCGACAATCCCCGTGCCTATATCCGTTCGAACATCGCCGGGCATCTCAACATGCTCGAACTCGCCCGCCATCGCGGCGTCGGGCATATGGTCTATGCTTCATCCTCGTCGATTTATGGCGGTGACGCGACCCTGCCGTTCAGGGTCGACGACCGCGCCGACCACCCGCTCTCACTCTACGCCGCGACCAAGCGCGCCGACGAACTGATGAGCGATACCTATGCCCATCTCTATCGTACGCCACTCACCGGGCTGCGATTCTTTACCGTCTATGGCCCCTGGGGTCGACCCGACATGGCGATGTGGCTGTTCACCTCGGCGATCCTGGAAGGTCGACCGATCAACGTCTTCAATGGCGGCGATATGCGGCGCGATTTCACCTATATCGACGATATCGTGGCCGGCATCATCGCCTGTCTGGATCACCCCCCCGCCGATGACGGTGAGATCAAGGCGGGCGGCAGCATCTCGCCGCACCGGCTCTATAATATCGGCAACCACAAGTCCGAACAGCTCGACCGGCTGATCGAACTGGTCGAGGCCGCGTGCGGTGCGCCCGCGATCCGCGTCGCGATGCCGATGCAGGCCGGCGACATGAAGGATACCTTCGCCGATATCGAAGCGATCCAGCGCGATCTGGGCTACATGCCGACAACCTCGATCGAGCACGGCGTACCGCGTTTCGTCGACTGGTATCGCAGCTATATGGGCGTCTGA
- the wecB gene encoding UDP-N-acetylglucosamine 2-epimerase (non-hydrolyzing): protein MVADKRKVLLVFGTRPEAIKLFPVIAALKQTPGLDVRTCVTAQHRGLLDQVLAIAGITPDIDLDIMEPGQSLDRLTARLLTGLGEVMDAEKPDRVIVQGDTATAMVGALTAYYRKISVAHVEAGLRSGNIYQPWPEEVNRRIVAPIADQHFAPTETSAEALRRENIDPATIHVTGNTVIDALYATQAKLAADPLMAAGLDEIAVRFAGKRIVLVTTHRRENFGDGMANIARAIGRIADRDDTAILFPVHPNPNVVSVMDEMLGDRANVARVDPLDYPHFVRALGLCDIALTDSGGVQEEAPALGKPVLVMRETTERPEGVVAGTAKLIGTDPDRIVSEISTLLDDKGAYSAMARAHNPFGDGHASARIAKVIADDFGF from the coding sequence TTGGTGGCCGATAAACGCAAAGTCCTGCTCGTCTTCGGCACGCGCCCCGAGGCCATCAAGCTGTTTCCCGTCATCGCGGCGCTCAAGCAGACACCGGGGCTCGATGTCCGTACATGCGTCACCGCGCAGCACCGCGGGCTGCTCGACCAGGTCCTGGCGATCGCCGGTATCACGCCCGATATCGATCTCGACATCATGGAGCCGGGTCAGTCGCTCGACCGCTTGACCGCGCGCCTGCTCACCGGGCTTGGGGAGGTGATGGATGCCGAGAAACCCGATCGGGTGATCGTCCAAGGCGACACCGCGACTGCAATGGTCGGCGCGCTGACGGCCTATTATCGCAAGATATCCGTCGCCCATGTCGAAGCCGGCCTGCGCTCCGGCAATATCTATCAACCCTGGCCCGAAGAAGTGAATCGCCGCATCGTCGCGCCGATCGCCGATCAGCATTTCGCCCCGACCGAAACCTCCGCCGAAGCGCTGCGTCGCGAGAATATCGATCCCGCTACGATCCATGTCACTGGCAATACCGTCATCGATGCACTCTACGCGACTCAGGCAAAGCTCGCCGCCGACCCGCTGATGGCGGCTGGACTGGACGAGATCGCCGTACGCTTCGCCGGCAAGCGCATCGTCCTGGTCACCACGCACCGGCGCGAGAATTTCGGCGACGGCATGGCCAATATCGCGCGCGCGATCGGTCGCATCGCCGACCGCGACGACACCGCGATCCTGTTTCCGGTGCACCCCAACCCCAATGTCGTGTCGGTCATGGACGAAATGCTCGGCGACCGGGCCAATGTCGCCAGGGTCGACCCCCTCGATTATCCTCACTTCGTGCGCGCGCTGGGCCTGTGCGACATCGCGCTGACCGACTCGGGCGGTGTGCAGGAGGAAGCGCCGGCGCTGGGCAAGCCTGTGCTGGTCATGCGCGAGACGACTGAGCGGCCGGAGGGCGTCGTGGCGGGTACGGCGAAGCTGATCGGTACCGATCCCGACCGGATCGTTTCCGAAATATCAACTCTCCTCGACGACAAGGGCGCTTACTCGGCCATGGCCCGCGCCCACAATCCGTTCGGCGACGGCCATGCGTCCGCAAGGATCGCAAAGGTTATCGCCGATGATTTCGGATTCTGA
- a CDS encoding class I SAM-dependent methyltransferase — MTDTVSFGYEDIAASEKTARVGGVFTSVASKYDLMNDAMSGGMHRLWKDRFVRRVKPREGEQILDMAGGTGDIAFRLAASDAAVTVADINPAMLEVGMERAAKRGIDGLVWTEANAEVLTFPDRFFDAYTIAFGIRNVTDIPKALREAHRVLRRGGRFYCLEFSTTLWPGFGEIYDTYSHKIVPKVGKLLAQDEDSYRYLIESIRRFPDMEKFKGMIAEAGFVQTQVEPMLGGLVAIHSGWKI, encoded by the coding sequence ATGACCGACACCGTCTCTTTTGGCTATGAAGACATTGCCGCTTCCGAAAAGACCGCCCGCGTTGGCGGTGTGTTCACCAGCGTCGCGTCGAAATACGACCTAATGAACGATGCGATGTCTGGTGGCATGCACCGCTTGTGGAAGGACCGTTTCGTGCGCCGGGTAAAACCGCGCGAGGGCGAACAGATTCTCGACATGGCGGGCGGCACGGGCGACATCGCCTTTCGGCTTGCGGCAAGCGACGCGGCGGTAACGGTCGCCGATATCAATCCCGCAATGCTCGAGGTCGGCATGGAGCGCGCCGCCAAGCGCGGCATAGACGGGCTGGTCTGGACTGAGGCCAATGCCGAGGTACTGACCTTTCCCGACCGCTTCTTCGATGCCTATACGATCGCCTTCGGCATCCGCAACGTGACCGATATTCCCAAGGCGCTGCGCGAGGCGCACCGGGTGCTGCGCCGCGGCGGCCGTTTCTATTGCCTCGAATTCTCGACGACGCTGTGGCCCGGCTTCGGCGAAATCTATGACACCTATTCACACAAGATCGTACCCAAGGTCGGCAAGCTGCTGGCACAGGACGAGGACAGCTATCGTTATCTGATCGAATCGATCCGCCGCTTCCCCGACATGGAGAAATTCAAGGGCATGATCGCCGAGGCCGGCTTCGTGCAGACCCAGGTCGAGCCGATGCTCGGCGGGCTGGTCGCGATCCATAGCGGCTGGAAGATCTAA
- a CDS encoding type I secretion system permease/ATPase, producing MLRIFSLPYVRRPIGIALGASLAINVLTLVTPLYLTQLYDRVIPSRSGATLIAIAAITLVAIILTSLLEMLRGLVFARAGMGLYAEMEADVLAVSRKSALAGAPGRRARAFEDLEQVRGFVTGPIPAALFDLLFVPLFAIVLFAVHVWIGVASLGCAIALAIAAWASRRTMARTSDEIVMRQRQAGDALEAHLASAESATAMGYAGRAESQAAQLNRLSLTAQISSTVSTSGVASIARGIRSASQILILAIAAWLAVNGQVSGGSIVACSIVFSKALAPIDQILGAWRQVFSARSAWARLAGIEGEGDLRDTLRLPAPRGAVAFENVIAASPGGTVPILKGVSLALQPGQSVGIVGPSGSGKSTLAKVMVGAWAAARGTVRIDGADITQYDAEELGRPIGYLPQNVTLLPGTVADNIGRLNERDDEAIVAAARAANAHDMILGLPQGYDTPVSGLGFGLSGGQRQRIGLARALYGDPILVVLDEPETGLDGEGEVALNQAVQAARRRGATLAVIAHRPSLVHTLDLLLVMNAGTIVKFGPMVEILPQLLPQNQKPSQVVRT from the coding sequence ATGCTGCGCATTTTCAGTTTGCCTTATGTGCGTCGGCCGATCGGCATCGCGCTTGGGGCCAGTCTTGCGATCAACGTGCTGACGCTGGTCACCCCACTCTACCTGACGCAGCTCTATGACCGCGTGATTCCGTCACGAAGCGGCGCGACGCTGATCGCGATTGCCGCGATCACATTGGTGGCGATCATATTGACATCGTTGCTGGAAATGCTGCGAGGCTTGGTGTTCGCACGGGCTGGTATGGGACTCTATGCCGAGATGGAGGCGGACGTGCTCGCGGTGTCGCGAAAGTCGGCATTGGCGGGCGCGCCGGGCCGTCGTGCGCGGGCGTTCGAGGATCTGGAGCAAGTTCGCGGCTTTGTGACAGGGCCGATTCCGGCGGCATTGTTCGACCTTTTGTTCGTGCCGCTGTTCGCGATCGTGTTGTTCGCGGTTCATGTGTGGATCGGTGTGGCGAGTCTCGGCTGCGCCATTGCGCTGGCGATTGCCGCCTGGGCGAGTCGGCGAACCATGGCGCGCACCTCGGACGAGATCGTCATGCGGCAGCGCCAGGCCGGCGACGCGCTTGAGGCGCATCTCGCCTCGGCGGAAAGCGCCACCGCGATGGGTTATGCCGGTCGTGCCGAGAGCCAGGCGGCGCAACTGAACCGGCTATCGCTGACCGCGCAGATTTCCAGCACGGTGTCGACCAGCGGTGTGGCATCGATCGCACGCGGGATTCGCTCGGCAAGCCAAATCCTGATTCTCGCGATTGCCGCCTGGCTCGCGGTGAATGGCCAAGTCAGCGGCGGTTCGATCGTCGCCTGTTCGATCGTTTTCTCCAAGGCGCTGGCGCCGATCGACCAGATCCTTGGCGCCTGGCGTCAGGTTTTCAGCGCGCGCAGCGCCTGGGCGCGGCTCGCGGGAATCGAGGGCGAGGGTGATTTGCGAGATACGCTGCGCCTGCCCGCGCCGCGTGGCGCGGTGGCGTTCGAAAACGTCATCGCGGCGTCGCCCGGTGGCACTGTGCCTATTCTCAAGGGCGTATCGCTCGCGCTTCAGCCCGGGCAGTCGGTCGGCATCGTCGGGCCGTCGGGGTCGGGCAAATCGACGCTTGCCAAGGTCATGGTCGGCGCCTGGGCCGCGGCACGCGGGACCGTGCGGATCGATGGCGCCGACATCACCCAGTATGACGCCGAGGAACTTGGCCGCCCTATCGGCTATCTGCCGCAGAACGTGACATTGTTGCCCGGCACGGTCGCCGACAATATCGGACGGCTGAACGAGCGTGACGACGAAGCGATCGTTGCGGCGGCGCGAGCGGCCAATGCGCACGACATGATATTGGGGCTTCCGCAAGGGTATGACACGCCGGTGTCGGGGCTGGGGTTCGGCCTGTCGGGTGGGCAGCGGCAGCGGATCGGGCTGGCACGCGCGCTGTATGGCGATCCGATCCTGGTGGTGCTCGACGAACCCGAAACCGGTCTCGACGGCGAGGGTGAGGTGGCGCTGAACCAGGCAGTGCAGGCAGCGCGTCGTCGCGGCGCTACCCTCGCGGTGATCGCGCACCGGCCGTCGCTGGTCCACACGCTCGACCTGTTACTGGTGATGAACGCCGGCACGATCGTCAAATTCGGCCCGATGGTGGAGATATTGCCGCAATTGTTGCCGCAGAATCAGAAACCCAGCCAGGTTGTGCGCACATGA
- the moeB gene encoding molybdopterin-synthase adenylyltransferase MoeB, whose amino-acid sequence MSLTDAELERYARHIVLKEVGGAGQLKLHSATVAVVGAGGIGSPAIQYLAAAGVGRLIVIDDDAVDLSNLQRQTLFGSDDIGQPKVAAAAIAVSRLNPNVNVETHTVRINSGNAGSLLAGADVVLDGCDNFLTRLAVADAAFAAHIPLISAAVGQFEGQLGVFRGWEADKPCYRCFVGSDPDRAEASCAEQGVLGAMTGVLGSLAALEAMRTIVGFGDDSAGKLLLADALAFRFRTIILPKDPGCSGCGAG is encoded by the coding sequence ATGTCACTGACCGACGCGGAACTGGAGCGCTACGCTCGCCATATCGTGCTGAAAGAAGTCGGCGGCGCGGGGCAGCTCAAGCTGCACAGCGCCACTGTAGCGGTCGTCGGCGCGGGCGGAATCGGGTCCCCGGCGATCCAATATCTCGCTGCGGCGGGCGTCGGGCGGCTGATTGTGATCGACGACGACGCGGTCGACCTGTCCAACCTTCAACGCCAGACATTGTTCGGCAGCGACGATATCGGTCAGCCCAAGGTCGCCGCCGCGGCGATTGCGGTGTCGCGGCTCAACCCGAACGTCAACGTCGAAACCCATACGGTGCGGATCAATTCCGGCAACGCGGGCTCATTACTCGCTGGCGCCGATGTCGTACTCGATGGTTGCGATAATTTCCTGACTCGCCTCGCGGTCGCGGATGCCGCGTTCGCCGCTCATATCCCGCTGATCTCGGCCGCTGTCGGCCAGTTCGAAGGGCAGCTTGGCGTGTTTCGCGGCTGGGAAGCGGACAAGCCCTGTTATCGCTGTTTCGTCGGCAGCGACCCCGATCGCGCCGAGGCGAGTTGCGCCGAACAGGGAGTGCTCGGCGCGATGACCGGCGTGCTCGGCAGCCTCGCCGCGCTGGAAGCGATGCGCACGATCGTCGGGTTCGGTGATGACAGCGCGGGAAAATTGCTGCTCGCCGACGCCCTCGCCTTCCGCTTCCGCACGATCATCTTGCCGAAGGATCCCGGATGTTCGGGATGCGGAGCCGGTTAG
- the dut gene encoding dUTP diphosphatase: MTTPITIALKRLPNGIDLPLPAYATNGAAGMDIVSAEDLTLAPGGRAAVATGFAIAIPAGYEVQVRPRSGLALKHGVTCLNTPGTIDSDYRGEVKVILANLGAEPFVIARGDRIAQLVPAPVQRAVLDELAELDDTVRGSGGFGSTGR, encoded by the coding sequence ATGACGACTCCGATCACCATCGCGCTGAAGCGCCTGCCTAACGGCATAGACCTCCCTCTGCCCGCTTACGCGACCAACGGCGCTGCGGGCATGGACATCGTTTCCGCCGAAGATCTGACCCTTGCGCCGGGCGGCCGCGCCGCCGTCGCCACCGGCTTCGCCATCGCCATCCCTGCGGGCTATGAGGTGCAGGTCCGGCCACGTTCCGGCCTTGCGCTTAAACATGGCGTCACTTGTCTCAACACGCCCGGTACGATCGACAGCGATTATCGTGGCGAAGTGAAGGTGATCCTTGCCAATCTCGGTGCGGAGCCCTTCGTCATCGCGCGCGGCGACCGGATCGCCCAACTCGTTCCGGCCCCGGTCCAACGCGCAGTTCTGGACGAGTTGGCCGAGCTTGACGATACTGTGCGCGGTAGCGGGGGCTTTGGATCGACAGGACGATGA